Proteins from one Desmodus rotundus isolate HL8 chromosome 9, HLdesRot8A.1, whole genome shotgun sequence genomic window:
- the RFLNB gene encoding refilin-B, which yields MVGRLNLQDVPELVDTKKKGDGVLDSPDSGLPPSPSPSHWGLAAAGGGGGSGERAPAPGTLEPDVAATPAVLPSASLPTPPASACAPKLCPLSFGEGVEFDPLPPTEVRYTSSVRYDSERHFIDDVHLPLGLAMASCSQTVTCIPNSTWRNYKAELRFEPRHKPARFLSTTIVYPKYPKAVYTTTLDYNCRKTLRRFLSSVELEATEFLGGDCLSDES from the exons ATGGTGGGCCGGCTGAACCTGCAGGATGTGCCCGAGCTCGTGGACACGAAGAAGAAGGGCGACGGCGTCCTGGATAGCCCGGATTCGGGGCTGCCCCCCAGCCCAAGCCCCAGCCACTGGGGGCTCGCGGCggcggggggcggcggcggcagcggggAGCGCGCGCCGGCACCCGGAACGCTGGAGCCCGACGTGGCGGCGACCCCCGCGGTCCTG CCTTCAGCCTCGCTCCCCACGCCCCCGGCTTCTGCCTGCGCGCCCAAGTTATGCCCCCTGTCCTTTGGTGAAGGAGTGGAGTTTGACCCCTTACCACCAACGGAAGTAAG GTACACTTCCTCAGTCAGGTACGACTCAGAGCGGCACTTCATTGACGACGtccacctgcccctgggcctggccATGGCCTCCTGCAGCCAGACGGTCACCTGCATCCCCAACAGCACGTGGCGCAACTACAAGGCCGAGCTGCGCTTCGAGCCCCGCCACAAGCCCGCCCGCTTCCTCAGCACTACCATCGTCTACCCGAAGTACCCCAAGGCCGTCTATACCACCACCCTGGATTACAACTGCCGCAAGACGCTGCGGAGGTTCCTGTCCAGCGTGGAGCTGGAGGCCACGGAGTTCCTGGGGGGCGATTGCCTCTCGGATGAGAGCTGA